In one window of Mercurialis annua linkage group LG4, ddMerAnnu1.2, whole genome shotgun sequence DNA:
- the LOC126676182 gene encoding protein arginine N-methyltransferase 1.6: MNSLIISKTLTKPRFTLSTLAQFTHLLSSASSRTMSSESTQFQLRLNPLTGNSEWIVIKENEEEQENYQKNLLATTSYLDMLNDSARNRAYRQAIDKTITKPCHVLDIGAGTGLLSMMAARAMCCGSDSKSSSLTSPDLKGMVTACESYLPMVKLMRKVVHRNGMGRSINVFNKRSDELKVGAGAELPSRADVLVSEILDSEFLGEGLIPSLQHAYDTLLVENPLTVPYRATTYGQLVESEFLWKLHDLYNNEAKASDEIRLVPTGLESILRVKLQQHPMHCDAISKEIKLLSEPFKIFEFDFWKRPDSCGETELVVKAIDDGSVHAIVSWWVLQLDREGTILYSTAPRWIDLPTNIGTLNWCDHWKQCVWFLPGTGTPVGKDEQLLLRATHNDTNIFYDLAIQDTEVMQHNFTSWDFHLILPPERIAIYGDREWRSLMLTALRNALQAKVQPLCVVADDSLFATVALAHFSKTADIISLFPGLQDRGTEYLRIVAEANDFNMDRVTVNLNSKCLSLQDTKQKKIDLLIGEPYYYGNDGMLPWQNLRFWKLRTLLDADLSNDVLIVPCKARLRACAMSLPDLWNSRRSLGEIEGFDHSIVNTTLGACGELPPSHEGPFLPVFLWQSGEIKELSHSFTIMEFDFSKLMSSCNEKVQVEFTEPGMCHGFALWIDWVMDAKNSIVLSTGPDQRFWKQGVKLLAKPVQVAAHGGTTGGDCYSAVIEASFDPTNGELVTECKFT; this comes from the exons ATGAACTCTCTGATAATTTCAAAAACCCTAACTAAACCTCGCTTCACTCTATCTACTCTCGCACAGTTCACTCACCTCCTCAGCTCAGCATCATCGCGAACTATGAGCTCTGAGTCAACTCAGTTCCAGCTCAGATTAAACCCGCTCACTGGTAACTCAGAATGGATCGTCATCAAAGAAAACGAAGAAGAACAAGAGAATTACCAAAAGAATCTCTTAGCCACGACGTCGTATTTAGACATGCTTAACGACTCTGCACGAAACAGAGCTTATCGCCAGGCCATTGACAAAACTATCACTAAACCGTGCCACGTGCTGGACATCGG TGCTGGAACTGGATTGCTATCAATGATGGCTGCACGTGCAATGTGCTGTGGAAGTGACTCAAAATCGTCATCATTAACCTCTCCTGATTTGAAAGGAATGGTTACAGCATGCGAATCGTACCTTCCGATGGTGAAATTGATGCGAAAAGTTGTTCACCGGAATGGTATGGGGAGGTcgataaatgtatttaataaGCGGTCCGATGAGCTCAAAGTCGGTGCCGGTGCGGAGCTTCCTTCTCGTGCGGATGTTCTG GTTAGTGAGATACTAGACTCTGAGTTTTTAGGTGAAGGACTAATACCTTCTCTTCAACATGCTTATGACACGCTACTTGTCGAAAATCCATTGACTGTACCATATCGAGCAACAACGTATGGTCAG CTGGTTGAAAGTGAATTCCTGTGGAAGTTGCATGATTTGTATAATAATGAAGCAAAAGCATCAGATGAAATTCGTCTTGTTCCAACCGGCTTGGAATCTATTTTACGGGTCAAATTGCAGCAACACCCTATGCATTGTGATGCAATCTCGAAAGAGATAAAGCTG CTGTCAGAACCCTTCAAAATTTTTGAGTTTGACTTCTGGAAACGGCCGGACAGCTGTGGGGAAACTGAACTGGTCGTCAAGGCCATTGATGATGGTAGTGTCCATGCTATAGTGTCATG GTGGGTGCTTCAGCTTGATCGTGAAGGGACCATATTATATTCCACTGCTCCCAGATGGATAGATTTGCCAACAAATATAG GTACTCTTAATTGGTGTGACCATTGGAAACAGTGCGTGTGGTTCCTTCCAGGAACAGGCACGCCTGTAGGCAAGGATGAGCAGCTTCTTTTGCGTGCCACTCATAATGATACTAACATCTTCTATGATCTTGCAATCCAAGATACTGAGGTGATGCAACATAATTTTACTTCCTGGGATTTTCATCTTATACTACCTCCTGAAAGAATTGCAATTTATGGAGATAGAGAGTGGAGATCGCTTATGTTAACAGCTCTAAGGAATGCT TTGCAGGCAAAAGTTCAACCACTATGTGTTGTTGCGGATGATAGTCTCTTTGCAACCGTAGCTCTTGCACATTTTTCAAAAACAGCAGATATTATATCATTATTCCCTGGGCTGCAGGACAGGGGTACAGAATATCTGCGAATAGTCGCTGAGGCAAATGATTTCAATATGGATCGTGTAACTGTAAATCTAAACAGTAAATGCTTGAGTCTGCAAGATACTAAGCAGAAGAAG ATTGATCTATTGATTGGAGAACCATATTATTATGGAAATGATGGAATGCTTCCATGGCAAAACCTGCGTTTTTG GAAGCTACGGACTTTGCTGGATGCTGACCTCTCCAATGACGTCTTAATAGTGCCTTGTAAAGCAAGATTGAGAGCTTGTGCCATGTCTCTACCA GATCTATGGAATAGCCGCCGCTCGTTAGGTGAGATTGAAGGCTTTGATCATTCAATTGTAAATACCACCTTAGGGGCATGTGGTGAATTACCTCCATCACATGAGGGTCCGTTTCTGCCTGTTTTTCTCTGGCAAAGTGGAGAGATCAAA GAACTCAGTCATAGTTTCACAATCATGGAGTTCgacttttcaaaattaatgaGTTCGTGTAATGAAAAAGTCCAG GTGGAATTTACTGAACCCGGGATGTGCCATGGATTTGCTCTGTGGATTGACTGGGTGATGGATGCAAAAAACTCCATTGTGTTATCTACTGGGCCAG ATCAGAGATTCTGGAAGCAAGGAGTGAAACTTCTGGCAAAGCCAGTGCAAGTTGCAGCACATGGAGGAACAACTGGAGGCGACTGTTATTCAGCAGTAATTGAAGCATCTTTTGATCCCACCAATGGGGAACTTGTGACCGAGTGTAAATTCACGTAA
- the LOC126678263 gene encoding vesicle-associated protein 1-2-like has translation MSTGDLLSIEPVELKFPFELKKQISCSLQLSNKTDSYVAFKVKTTNPKKYCVRPNAGIVLPRSTCDVIVTMQAQKEAPPDLQCKDKFLLQSVKTHDGATAKDINAEMFNKESGHIVEECKLRVLYVSPPQPPSPVPEGSDEGSSPRGSVSENGNANGAEFSNASRAFGERSEPQEKSPEAKSLISKLTEEKNNAIQLNSKLRQELELLRREGNKNRATVSFMFVIFVGILGIVLGYLMKK, from the exons ATGAGCACTGGCGACCTTCTTAGCATCGAACCCGTCGAGCTTAAATTTCCAT TTGAATTGAAGAAGCAGATCTCTTGTTCTCTTCAGTTATCTAATAAAACCGACAGTTATGTTGCTTTCAAG GTTAAGACAACAAATCCGAAGAAGTATTGTGTTCGACCAAATGCTGGGATCGTGTTGCCTCGATCCACTTGTGATGTTATAG TTACAATGCAAGCACAAAAGGAGGCCCCTCCTGATCTGCAATGTAAGGACAAGTTCTTACTCCAGAGTGTGAAAACGCATGACGGCGCAACGGCAAAGGATATCAATGCGGAAATG TTCAATAAGGAGTCAGGGCATATTGTTGAGGAGTGTAAATTGAGAGTGCTTTATGTTTCTCCACCTCAACCGCCTTCTCCTGTTCCTGAAGGTTCTGATGAAGGGTCTTCGCCTAGAGGTTCTGTGTCGGAAAATGGGAATGCAAACGGTGCCGAGTTCTCAAAT GCCTCGAGAGCATTTGGTGAGCGATCTGAACCTCAAGAAAAATCTCCAGAG GCAAAGTCTCTCATTTCAAAGCTGACCGAGGAAAAAAATAATGCAATTCAACTAAATTCCAAGCTTCGTCAGGAATTG GAACTTCTAAGACGCGAAGGAAACAAAAACCGTGCAACTGTCTCATTTATGTTCGTCATATTTGTTGGCATACTTGGCATAGTTTTGGGGTATCTCATGAAGAAGTAG
- the LOC126676755 gene encoding phosphatidylinositol/phosphatidylcholine transfer protein SFH11: protein MFKSKETCRDIIILREEREESSIPKKSKLAKVKIIKSIHPPIESYYLLPSAEETKASSSISGIKSMLIKPFKIRDSLKKYGRTESLKDVLEGTHDPRDEQRVEAFRKLLFLEGYLLGNKHNDYHTLLRFLRMRDFDLSKAKEMFINYLKWRDDYKVDAIPKEFKFKEHTEVKKCYPHGFHGVDKCGRPLYIERIGMVDLITLFQVTNIEKFVKYHVSEQEKTLNLRFPACSMAAKMHIASTTSILDVKGVGMSNFSKPARCLFMEIQKIDSNYYPETLNQLFIVNAGSGFRMLWKALKAFLDVRTLAKIQVLGSNYQNNLLEVIDASNLPSFLGGNCTCSDYGGCLFSDKGPWNNPDITEMLQIVSEAEEINNGQNNDIVSKEGGENTEIDTRQDDSENGKTKSLEKKKLQAQKIQALEASLTQTNLKLKALELALQETKMVLEELALQLAALRN, encoded by the exons ATGTTTAAATCAAAAGAAACATGTCGAGACATAATCATATTGCGCGAAGAACGCGAAGAATCTTCAATTCCGAAGAAATCGAAATTGGCAAAAGTCAAGATTATTAAATCCATTCATCCGCCAATTGAATCCTACTATCTTCTTCCTTCTGCAGAAGAAACCAAGGCTTCTTCATCTATCTCGGGTATCAAGTCAATGTTGATTAAGCCTTTCAAGATTCGAGATTCGTTGAAGAAATATGGAAGGACCGAAAGCTTGAAGGATGTTCTTGAAGGAACTCATGATCCTAGAGATGAACAACGTGTTGAAGCTTTTCGAAAATTGTTGTTTCTTGAAGGTTATTTACTAGGGAATAAGCATAATGACTATCACACTCTTTTAAG ATTTCTACGGATGAGGGACTTTGATCTTTCAAAAGCAAAGGAAATGTTCATAAATTATCTCAAGTGGCGTGATGATTATAAGGTTGACGCAATCCCAAAG GAATTTAAATTTAAGGAGCACACAGAAGTAAAGAAATGCTATCCTCACGGGTTCCATGGGGTTGATAAATGTGGCAGACCATTATACATTGAAAGGATTGGAATGGTAGATTTAATTACACTATTCCAAGTTACAAACATTGAAAAATTTGTAAAGTATCACGTCTCTGAACAAGAAAAGACTTTGAATTTGAGGTTTCCCGCATGTTCGATGGCAGCTAAGATGCATATCGCATCAACGACAAGTATTCTAGATGTCAAAGGAGTG GGAATGTCCAACTTCTCAAAGCCTGCAAGATGTCTGTTTATGGAAATTCAGAAAATCGACAGTAACTACTATCCTGAg ACATTAAATCAACTATTTATAGTGAATGCTGGATCTGGATTCAGGATGTTATGGAAAGCTCTGAAAGCTTTTCTTGATGTCCGTACATTAGCAAAGATTCAA GTATTGGGATCCAACTACCAGAATAATCTGCTTGAAGTTATAGATGCAAG TAATCTGCCAAGTTTCTTGGGCGGAAATTGTACATGTTCTGATTACGGTGGTTGCTTATTTAGTGACAAAGGACCCTGGAACAATCCGGATATTACAGAAATGCTTCAG ATTGTTTCTGAAGCTGAGGAAATTAATAATGGACAGAACAATGACATAGTTTCAAAAGAG GGTGGCGAAAATACAGAAATTGATACAAGACAAGATGATTCTGAAAATGGAAAAACAAAATCTCTTGAGAAAAAGAAGCTTCAGGCTCAAAAAATCCAAGCACTTGAAGCTTCTCTTACACAAACTAACCTT AAACTCAAAGCATTGGAATTAGCTCTTCAAGAAACCAAGATG GTATTGGAAGAACTTGCACTACAGTTAGCAGCACTTAGAAATTGA
- the LOC126676183 gene encoding probable aspartyl protease At4g16563, whose product MLSSNFLSHNFMTTYSVLLCFILCFSSLSVSTSEILYLPLTHSLSNTQFTSTHHLLKSTSTRSAARFHHHHRKRHLQNHHHRQVSLPLSPGSDYTLSFTLNTNPPQHVSLYLDTGSDLVWFPCHPFECILCEGKAENTTISTPPPKLSSAAKTVNCQSSACSAAHSNLPTSDLCAIANCPLETIETSDCQSFSCPSFYYAYGDGSLTGRLYHDSITLPLATPSLALNNFTFGCAHRALGEPVGVAGFGRGVLSLPAQLALFAPQLGNRFSYCLVSHSFNSDRVRLPSPLILGHSDEKDRRVNKDDNVQLVYTSMLDNPKHPYFYCVGLEGISIGKMKITAPEFLKRVDREGSGGLVVDSGTTFTMLPAGLYNSVVAEFDDRVGRVYERATEIEDKTGLGPCYYYDTLVNIPSMVLHFIGNKSSVVLPRKNYFYDFLDGGDGVRRKRRVGCLMLMNGGDEAELSGGPGATLGNYQQQGFEVVYDLEKRRVGFARRKCASLWESLNQG is encoded by the coding sequence ATGCTCTCCTCAAATTTTTTAAGTCACAACTTCATGACTACTTACTCTGTTTTGCTCTGTTTCATACTCTGTTTTTCATCTCTCTCTGTCTCAACTTCAGAAATTTTATATCTTCCTTTAACCCACTCCCTTTCAAATACCCAATTCACCTCCACTCACCACCTCTTGAAATCCACCTCCACCCGCTCCGCCGCTCGCTTCCACCACCACCACAGAAAACGCCACCTCCAgaaccaccaccaccgccaAGTCTCTCTCCCTCTATCTCCGGGGAGTGATTACACTCTATCTTTCACACTCAACACCAATCCTCCTCAGCATGTCTCGCTTTACCTCGACACCGGCAGTGACCTCGTCTGGTTCCCATGCCACCCATTCGAATGCATTCTCTGCGAAGGCAAAGCTGAAAACACGACAATTTCCACTCCGCCGCCGAAACTTTCCTCCGCCGCCAAAACCGTCAACTGCCAATCATCTGCATGTTCAGCTGCTCACTCCAATCTTCCAACTTCAGACTTATGTGCTATTGCCAACTGTCCTTTGGAAACCATAGAAACATCCGATTGCCAATCATTTTCTTGCCCGTCGTTTTATTATGCGTACGGCGACGGCAGCCTTACTGGTCGTCTATATCATGACTCTATAACACTACCGTTAGCGACGCCATCTTTAGCACTCAATAATTTCACCTTCGGCTGTGCCCATAGAGCCCTCGGCGAGCCAGTTGGTGTTGCAGGGTTCGGCCGAGGGGTCCTCTCTTTACCTGCTCAGCTTGCTTTATTTGCTCCTCAACTCGGGAATAGATTTTCTTACTGCTTAGTATCGCACTCGTTTAACTCAGACCGAGTCCGCTTACCGAGTCCACTCATTTTAGGCCATTCTGATGAAAAAGATAGAAGGGTAAATAAAGATGATAATGTTCAGCTTGTTTACACTTCTATGCTTGATAATCCTAAGCACCCTTATTTTTACTGTGTTGGGTTAGAGGGTATTTCTATTGGTAAAATGAAAATTACCGCGCCTGAATTCTTGAAGAGGGTTGATAGGGAAGGAAGTGGCGGGTTAGTGGTGGATTCCGGGACGACTTTTACTATGTTACCAGCTGGTTTGTATAACTCAGTGGTGGCTGAGTTTGATGACCGAGTTGGGCGAGTTTATGAACGAGCTACGGAAATTGAGGACAAGACAGGACTTGGTCCGTGTTACTATTATGATACTCTAGTGAATATTCCTAGTATGGTTTTACATTTTATTGGGAATAAATCCAGTGTAGTGCTTCCTAGGAAAAACTATTTTTATGACTTTTTGGACGGTGGAGATGGTGTTAGAAGGAAGAGGAGAGTTGGGTGTTTGATGCTGATGAACGGTGGAGATGAGGCTGAGCTGTCTGGTGGACCAGGGGCTACCTTGGGGAATTACCAGCAACAGGGGTTTGAAGTGGTTTATGATTTGGAGAAGAGAAGAGTTGGGTTTGCAAGGAGGAAATGCGCATCTTTGTGGGAAAGCTTGAACCAAGGCTAA
- the LOC126676184 gene encoding bifunctional adenosine 5'-phosphosulfate phosphorylase/adenylylsulfatase HINT4 isoform X1: MAGATTSSCIFCQIVQNSTSTTLLHSDDKVVAFQDIKPAAFRHYLVIPVQHIPTVRDLRRSEEDYTLVRHMLTVGQTLLHRDAPQSKHYRFGFHQPPLNSVNHLHLHCLALPFTPKWKHIKYVPLGPLGLIEAEKLLERIKPV; this comes from the exons ATGGCGGGAGCTACGACATCGTCCTGTATCTTCTGTCAGATTGTTCAAAATTCCACTTCTACTACTCTCCTTCACTCT GATGACAAGGTCGTCGCATTTCAAGATATCAAACCCGCTGCTTTCAG GCACTACTTGGTGATTCCTGTTCAGCACATTCCAACTGTCAGAGACCTTCGGAGGAGCGAAGAGGACTACACTTTAG tGAGACATATGTTAACTGTTGGGCAAACACTGTTACACCGAGATGCTCCTCAATCGAAACACTATAG ATTTGGCTTTCATCAGCCTCCTTTAAACAGTGTTAACCATCTACACCTTCACTGTTTGGCGTTACCCTTCACACCTAA ATGGAAGCATATAAAATACGTTCCTTTGGGACCGCTTGGATTAATTGAAGCTGAAAAATTGCTGGAAAGGATAAAGCCTGTATAA
- the LOC126676184 gene encoding bifunctional adenosine 5'-phosphosulfate phosphorylase/adenylylsulfatase HINT4 isoform X2, protein MAGATTSSCIFCQIVQNSTSTTLLHSDDKVVAFQDIKPAAFRHYLVIPVQHIPTVRDLRRSEEDYTLVRHMLTVGQTLLHRDAPQSKHYRFGFHQPPLNSVNHLHLHCLALPFTPKVRASSSCMIVL, encoded by the exons ATGGCGGGAGCTACGACATCGTCCTGTATCTTCTGTCAGATTGTTCAAAATTCCACTTCTACTACTCTCCTTCACTCT GATGACAAGGTCGTCGCATTTCAAGATATCAAACCCGCTGCTTTCAG GCACTACTTGGTGATTCCTGTTCAGCACATTCCAACTGTCAGAGACCTTCGGAGGAGCGAAGAGGACTACACTTTAG tGAGACATATGTTAACTGTTGGGCAAACACTGTTACACCGAGATGCTCCTCAATCGAAACACTATAG ATTTGGCTTTCATCAGCCTCCTTTAAACAGTGTTAACCATCTACACCTTCACTGTTTGGCGTTACCCTTCACACCTAA GGTTCGTGCATCCAGTTCTTGTATGATAGTACTTTAA
- the LOC126678120 gene encoding small heat shock protein, chloroplastic-like — MASSALRRATSSKLFSKLNPFRSTSRAAAARSFSTDTQITHTGNDDLGTVNVDRRTSADRGLSRRRDTSPTFFPFDVIDPFSPTRTLGQVFNMMDQLMDFPLSPRGGGRGWDVKEDEKALYLKMEMPGLSKEDVKINVEGDTLVIKGEGPGEEEDGGGRKYSSRLQLSLNGYKLDEIKAEMKNGVLKIVVLKVSEDEKKDVVEVPIE, encoded by the exons ATGGCTTCATCAGCTCTAAGAAGAGCCACCTCTTCAAAACTCTTCTCCAAGCTCAACCCTTTCCGCTCTACTTCCAGAGCAGCTGCTGCTCGATCCTTTAGCACCGACACCCAGATCACCCACACTGGCAACGATGATCTCGGTACTGTCAACGTCGACCGTCGCACCTCCGCTGATCGCGGCCTCTCTCGCCGCCGTGACACATCTCCAACCTTCTTCCCCTTCG ATGTGATCGACCCTTTTTCACCGACAAGAACACTCGGCCAAGTGTTTAACATGATGGACCAGTTGATGGACTTCCCGCTATCGCCCCGCGGCGGCGGGAGAGGGTGGGACGTGAAAGAGGACGAGAAAGCTTTGTATTTGAAGATGGAAATGCCTGGCTTAAGCAAAGAGGACGTGAAAATTAACGTGGAAGGTGATACTCTGGTTATAAAAGGTGAAGGGCCGggtgaagaagaagatggcGGCGGAAGGAAATACAGCAGTAGGCTTCAGTTGAGCTTAAATGGTTACAAGTTGGATGAGATTAAAGCTGAAATGAAGAATGGTGTTCTGAAAATTGTTGTGCTTAAGGTTTCAGAGGATGAGAAAAAGGATGTTGTTGAGGTTCCAATTGAGTAG